The proteins below come from a single Cryptococcus gattii WM276 chromosome D, complete sequence genomic window:
- a CDS encoding Prolyl endopeptidase, putative (Similar to TIGR gene model, INSD accession AAW45794.1): MSRVLSSHTFSTDKAAHGTLKNVHVSDFAVNPGHWKKEVNSSPYPVPPQHGGVTEIIHGIEIEDPWRALENSDSKVTKKFVKEQNDFSVPRLTNILFEKSSKPPLSNAITMNFNPRTAPQDAPGSDGPEICHDLNMEENISLYAHSFSPSGKLWCAVLQYAGSDWQRVRVIDTESKTVLEKGLGGSKFTFGVTWGFIYKRSVDYDATSDDYDGIDDSFGMFYHAVGQHQSADIIVWSPPPGEFQFIGKSKVVTVDEKEDNNRNAFLAFDVYKNTKLVTKEMKWVSKGFAGETHYIGSSSAERHLFTSFTDCISTGHIIAFDSADWDVTHIDGALPMQEIVPANPEGHQLQSAHLIGDRLLALIYLKDACASVDFIDARNGKPLDSADAEDTHGNVAADPETQVPIPEEEVRHSKEEQVDIPEHSAITSISCRSDANDFYFTVDTWVAPSYVLKGELIKNKAGRCEVDISSVNSSEAAAQETLVCSQVFYSSYDGTKVPMFICHPHDLDLTRRHPLLLHAYGGFCNPLIPHFDPNVCRFHAQSSRSVSFISLPDRLVPLTPFRVAIAGIRGGGEYGKAWHEAAVGIKRSVGWDDFAAASRYVQSRGLTTPSLTAIYGSSNGGLLDSAATVRNPELYSVVFADVAITDLIRYHTFTPGQMWMTEYGSSEEPETLAILHATFPLHNIRRDPAIQYPAMLITTSHHDTRVVPCHSLKLLEELQRAILGRVYINAGHEQPTKSSEKKVEEAVDRLVFALDNIKI; this comes from the exons ATGTCAAGGGTTCTCT CAAGTCACACTTTCAGCACAGACAAGGCGGCCCATGGCACTCTTAAGAACGTCCATGTGTCTGATTTTGCAGTCAATCCAGGACATTGGAAGAAAGAGGTCAACTCGTCACCGTACCCAGTCCCTCCTCAACACGGCGGCGTTACTGAGATTATCCACGGAATTGAGATCGAGGACCCATGGCGAGCTCTTGAAAACTCCGATTCTAAGGTGACAAAGAAGTTTGTCAAGGAACAAAACGAT TTCTCTGTTCCCAGACTTACCAACATCCTCTTCGAAAAGAGCTCGAAGCCGCCGTTGAGCAATGCTATAACCATGAAC TTTAACCCTCGTACCGCTCCTCAGGAC GCTCCTGGCAGTGATGGTCCCGAAATTTGCCATGACTTAAACATGGAGGAGAATATCTCCCTTTACGCCCACAGCTTTAGCCCGAGCGGAAAACTCTGGTGTGCTGTCCTGCAGTATGCGGG GAGCGACTGGCAAAGAGTCCGAGTCATCGACACCGAGAGCAAGACTGTCCTGGAAAAGGGCTTGGGAGGATCGAAGTTCACTTTCGGTGTCACTTGG GGTTTTATTTACAAACGATCTGTCGACTACGATGCCACTAGTGACGATTACGACGGTATCGACGACTCTTTCGGTATGTTCTACCACGCAGTTGGGCAACATCAGTCCGCCGATATCATTGTTTGGAGTCCTCCCCCCGGAGAATTTCAATTCATTGGTAAATCCAAGGTCGTTACAGTCGACGAGAAGGAGGATAACAACAGGAACGCATTCTTGGCTTTTGACGTCTACAAGAATACTA AACTGGTCACCAAAGAGATGAAGTGGGTGTCTAAAGGATTTGCTGGAGAAACTCACT ATATTGGTTCATCCAGTGCCGAGCGTCACTTATTCACTTCTTTCACGGACTGCATCTCAACTGGTCATATCATTGCCTTCGACTCCGCAGACTGGGATGTCACACACATCGACGGTGCCTTGCCTATGCAAGAGATTGTACCCGCAAATCCCGAAGGTCACCAACTTCAAAGTGCCCACTTGATCGGCGACCGATTGCTCGCTCTCATCTACCTCAAAGACGCTTGCGCCTCTGTTGACTTCATTGATGCTCGTAATGGAAAGCCCTTGGATTCTGCCGACGCCGAAGATACTCATGGTAACGTTGCTGCCGACCCAGAGACACAAGTTCCTATCccagaggaagaagtcCGGCATTCAAAGGAAGAGCAAGTCGACATTCCAGAGCACAGTGCTATCACTAGCATTTCTTGCCGATCTGATGCCAATGACTTTTACTTTACGGTTGACACTTGGGTTGCACCTTCATACGTGCTCAAGGGTGAGCTTATCAAGAACAAGGCTGGTCGGTGCGAGGTTGACATTAGCAGTGTCAATTCTTCTGAGGCCGCTGCTCAAGAGACGTTAGTTTGCTCTCAAGTGTTCTATAGCTCATATGACGGTACAAAGGTTCCCATGTTCATCTGCCATCCTCATGATCTTGACCTCACTCGCCGTCATCCTCTGCTTCTCCATGCTTATGGTGGCTTCTGCAATCCTCTTATTCCCCATTTTGACCCCAATGTTTGCCGTTTTCATGCGCAATCTTCGAGGAGTGTAAGCTTCATTTCTTTGCCCGACAGGCTAGTTCCACTGACTCCTTTCAGGGTTGCCATCGCTGGTATTagaggtggtggtgaaTACGGCAAAGCATGGCATGAAGCTGCTGTCGGTATCAAGCGCTCTGTCGGCTGGGATGACTTTGCGGCCGCCTCTCGATACGTGCAGTCCCGAGGACTTACCACACCTTCTCTCACGGCCATCTACGGTAGTTCCAACGGTGGTCTCCTTGATTCTGCTGCTACTGTTCGAAACCCAGAGCTTTATTCTGTTGTGTTTGCCGATGTGGCTATCACAGACTTGATCAGGTACCATACATTT ACCCCCGGACAAATGTGGATGACTGAATATGGCTCCTCAGAAGAGCCCGAAACCCTCGCGATCCTTCACGCTacttttcctcttcacaATATCAGGCGCGATCCCGCTATCCAGTACCCTGCCATGCTCATCACTACCAGTCATCACGACACACGAGTGGTGCCTTGTCATTCGCTCAAGCTACTTGAAGAGCTGCAGA GAGCAAT CCTTGGTAGAGTGTACATAAACGCAGGACACGAAC AGCCGACAAAATCATctgagaagaaggttgaggaggCTGTTGATCGTTTAGTGTTTGCTCTTGACAACATCAAGATCTAA